From a single Sorghum bicolor cultivar BTx623 chromosome 5, Sorghum_bicolor_NCBIv3, whole genome shotgun sequence genomic region:
- the LOC8069293 gene encoding protein FLX-like 3: MGFYLVAHRTHAPPARSIFLAAPLRLGPQRSSSLGGPRIGSSARRPAEDPSLGGGPSTASSDGEAVPVSAAASAAPPPASRQSPRAFASVLRAPAGDPGLKMAGRHRQSRQYHDDPRGYRDAPPPLARTRPLSPRRLAEELSSRRAEMRRIHEDNQRLADEIVSLRQTKPRLEEDLQVSSQAVPKLRAEKELESRELTQRNLKLEAELRALEPLRQDSMHLRSEASKLQSLRQELAAKVQGLLKELEHQKSESQKMTAMVAERDALYQELLQARANLEFEKKAKPELTAQVQAMEKDLVAMAQEAEKLRADIAKRNTPSSFSTRGTYGASLSTPAMGLQGMYDGSYPTVGSRYGSGTGAWSSHDPHGYPHL, encoded by the exons atggGCTTTTATTTAGTGGCCCATCGAACCCACGCACCGCCGGCACGCTCTATCTTCCTCGCAGCCCCGCTCAGGCTCGGTCCTCAGCGCAGCTCCAGTCTCGGCGGTCCCAGGATCGGATCTTCCGCGCGTCGTCCAGCGGAAGATCCCAGTCTCGGCGGCGGCCCCTCGACGGCGTCCAGCGACGGAGAGGCAGTCCCAgtctcggcggcggcgtcggcggctccccctcccgcctctcgccagtcgcctcgcgccttcgcctccgtcctccgcgcaccggccggcgaccctgg GCTAAAAATGGCAGGAAGGCACCGTCAATCCCGCCAATACCATGATGATCCTCGAGGATATCGTGATGCTCCACCTCCACTTGCACGAACAAGGCCTCTCTCTCCGCGTCGCTTGGCGGAGGAATTGTCTAGTCGCCGTGCCGAGATGCGCAGAATCCATGAAGACAATCAGCGTCTGGCAGATGAAATTGTTAGTCTCAGGCAAACCAAGCCGCGTTTGGAAGAAGACCTCCAAGTCTCAAGTCAGGCTGTTCCGAAGCTCCGGGCAGAGAAAGAGCTTGAATCGAGGGAGCTGACTCAGAGGAATCTGAAGCTGGAAGCTGAACTGCGTGCCTTAGAACCCCTTAGGCAAGATTCTATGCATCTGCGATCTGAAGCAAGTAAACTACAGTCTTTGAGGCAAGAATTGGCTGCAAAGGTTCAAGGTCTATTGAAAGAGCTTGAACATCAGAAATCTGAAAGCCAGAAAATGACTGCTATGGTAGCTGAACGTGATGCTCTCTATCAAGAATTGCTCCAGGCTAG GGCGAACCTTgagttcgagaagaaggcaaagccAGAGCTAACTGCACAGGTTCAGGCAATGGAGAAGGATCTTGTAGCTATGGCTCAGGAGGCTGAGAAGCTGAGGGCTGACATTGCGAAGAGAAACACACCTAGCA GTTTCAGCACCCGTGGAACTTATGGAGCCTCTTTGTCAACTCCTGCGATGGGTTTGCAAGGCATGTATGATGGCAGCTATCCTACGGTTGGGAGCCGCTATGGCAGTGGCACTGGGGCTTGGAGCTCGCATGATCCCCATGGTTACCCGCATCTTTAA
- the LOC8085636 gene encoding cytochrome P450 90A4 codes for MDAGGSPPLFLLAAAATAVLAAAALGWLLLAGGRAAAAGRRRRSASSAPRLPPGSTGLPLIGETLRLIAAYKTPNPEPFIDERVARHGSGVFTTHVFGERTVFSADPAFNRLLLAAEGRAVSCSYPSSIATLLGPRSLLLTAGPAHKRLHSLTLTRLGRPASPPLLAHIDRLVLATMRDWGRPGAAPVRLLDEAKKITFNLTVWQLVSIEPGPWTESVRREYVKLIDGFFSIPFPFAYLLPFTVYGQALKARKKVAGALREVIRKRMDEKAETGGASKNGEDEEKREKKDMVEELLEAEGGSFSVEEMVDFCLSLLVAGYETTSVLMTLAVKFLTETPAALAQLKEEHDNIRGIKGKDQPLEWSDYKSMPFTQCVISETLRVANLIGGVFRRANTDIHFKDYVIPKGCKIFASFRAVHLNLEHYENARTFDPWRWQSKNKLQNAEGASLFTPFGGGPRLCPGYELARVVVSVFLHHLVTCFSWEEAEEDRIVFFPTTRTLKGYPINLRRRPDYA; via the exons ATGGACGCGGGCGGTTCGCCGCCACTGTTCCTCCTTGCCGCGGCGGCGACCGCCGTGCTGGCCGCCGCGGCGCTGGGGTGGCTGCTCCTGGCCGGCGGGCGGGCGGCCGcggcggggcggcggcggcggtccgcGTCGTCGGCGCCGCGGCTGCCACCGGGCAGCACGGGGCTGCCGCTCATCGGGGAGACGCTGCGGCTCATCGCGGCGTACAAGACGCCGAACCCGGAGCCGTTCATCGACGAGCGCGTGGCGCGGCACGGCAGCGGGGTGTTCACCACGCACGTCTTCGGCGAGCGCACCGTCTTCTCCGCCGACCCGGCCTTCAACCGCCTCCTGCTGGCGGCCGAGGGCCGCGCCGTCAGCTGCAGCTACCCGTCCTCCATCGCCACGCTGCTCGGCCCGCGCTCGCTGCTCCTCACGGCGGGTCCCGCGCACAAGCGCCTCCACTCGCTCACGCTCACCCGCCTGGGGCGTCCGGCCTCGCCGCCGCTGCTGGCGCACATCGACCGCCTCGTCCTCGCCACCATGAGGGACTGGGGCCGCCCCGGCGCCGCCCCCGTCCGCCTCCTCGACGAGGCCAAGAAGATCACCTTCAACCTCACCGTCTGGCAGCTCGTCAGCATCGAGCCCGGGCCATGGACCGAGAGCGTCCGCCGCGAGTATGTCAAGCTCATCGACGGCTTCTTCTCCATCCCCTTCCCCTTCGCCTACCTCCTCCCTTTCACCGTCTACGGCCAGGCCCTCAAG GCGAGGAAGAAGGTGGCCGGAGCTCTTCGGGAGGTGATAAGGAAGAGGATGGACGAGAAGGCGGAGACCGGTGGCGCCAGTAAGAATGGGGAGGATgaggagaagagggagaagaaggACATGGTGGAGGAGCTTCTCGAAGCAGAGGGTGGGAGCTTCTCCGTGGAGGAGATGGTGGATTTCTGCCTGTCTCTGCTGGTGGCTGGCTACGAGACCACCTCCGTGCTCATGACGCTCGCCGTCAAGTTCCTCACCGAGACACCCGCTGCACTGGCGCAGCTGAAG GAAGAGCATGACAATATCAGAGGCATAAAAGGCAAAGACCAACCTCTGGAATGGAGTGATTACAAGTCGATGCCATTTACACAATGT GTGATAAGTGAAACACTGCGCGTGGCTAACTTAATTGGCGGGGTGTTCAGGCGTGCAAACACTGATATTCACTTTAAAG ATTACGTTATTCCAAAGGGCTGCAAAATATTCGCTTCGTTCCGAGCTGTGCACCTTAATCTGGAACACTATGAGAATGCTCGGACCTTCGACCCTTGGAGATGGCAG AGCAAGAACAAGCTTCAGAATGCAGAAGGGGCAAGTCTGTTCACTCCCTTCGGCGGCGGACCTCGCCTGTGCCCGGGCTACGAGCTTGCCCGGGTGGTGGTTTCTGTTTTCCTCCACCATCTCGTCACATGCTTTAG CTGGGAAGAAGCTGAGGAGGACAGGATTGTCTTCTTCCCCACCACCCGGACCCTCAAAGGATACCCCATCAACCTGCGGCGGCGACCGGATTATGCATGA